One segment of Parvularcula sp. IMCC14364 DNA contains the following:
- a CDS encoding M23 family metallopeptidase: MCKTIKTSLVSALIILAMAGCASTDSNAVAPKFSTPVDGKVYSGFSLTKDRLGGQGGRIHHGIDIPAPTGTPVRAAASGHVRVVGRQSGYGNIIIIDHSEDWQTRYAHLSEFFVSEGAMVSAGSTIGLVGQTGNATGPHLHFEIRDKGQPIDPEKFLY, translated from the coding sequence ATGTGTAAAACGATCAAAACTAGTCTTGTTTCAGCGTTGATTATCCTTGCTATGGCGGGCTGTGCGAGCACTGACAGCAATGCTGTCGCGCCTAAATTTTCAACACCGGTTGACGGTAAAGTCTATTCAGGGTTTTCCCTTACCAAAGACAGACTTGGCGGGCAGGGGGGGCGTATTCATCATGGCATAGACATCCCCGCGCCGACCGGGACGCCTGTCAGGGCGGCTGCGTCAGGGCATGTCCGCGTTGTTGGCCGCCAGAGTGGCTATGGGAACATCATCATTATCGACCATAGTGAGGACTGGCAGACGCGGTATGCACACCTGTCTGAGTTTTTTGTCTCTGAAGGAGCGATGGTTTCTGCCGGCTCGACGATCGGTCTGGTCGGGCAGACAGGCAATGCCACCGGTCCGCATCTGCACTTCGAAATACGGGATAAAGGACAACCCATTGACCCGGAAAAATTCCTGTACTGA
- the gcvH gene encoding glycine cleavage system protein GcvH, protein MKFTEDHEWVKLEGDTATVGITPHAAEQLGDVVFVELPDKGKAFSQNDDMAVVESVKAASDVYAPISGEILEVNNDIVDAPEKVNEDPAGAAWFVKIKPSDVSELDKLMDEAAYKEFIG, encoded by the coding sequence CTGAAATTTACAGAAGACCATGAATGGGTAAAGCTTGAAGGTGATACTGCAACTGTTGGCATCACCCCCCATGCCGCCGAACAGCTTGGCGATGTTGTGTTTGTAGAACTGCCGGACAAAGGAAAGGCCTTTAGCCAGAATGACGACATGGCGGTGGTTGAATCCGTTAAGGCGGCATCTGATGTTTATGCACCGATTTCAGGAGAAATTCTCGAGGTGAATAACGATATTGTGGATGCACCTGAGAAAGTGAATGAAGACCCGGCAGGGGCGGCCTGGTTCGTGAAAATCAAGCCATCTGACGTATCTGAGCTGGACAAGCTGATGGATGAAGCGGCGTATAAAGAATTTATTGGATAA
- the gcvT gene encoding glycine cleavage system aminomethyltransferase GcvT translates to MSEEKTDLKKLPLHDLHVELGGRMVPFAGYEMPVQYPLGVMKEHLHVREKAGLFDVSHMGQCFLKTREVEHGSAEAHKKVAAAIETLVPGEIAKLKEGRIRYSLLLNDMGGIEDDLMITHMPGDNYQGWLYLVVNAAVKEQDFALLKEKLGDRAELDVKTDLALLALQGPKAADILVSLGVDVAEMPFMSANVAQMDDIWFFISRCGYTGEDGFEISVHDHQAEAVARKLLAHQDVEAIGLGARDSLRLEAGLCLYGHDMTAKETPVEANLTFALGKRRRAEGGFPGADRILSQLSAKPEKMRVGIKPSGRAPAREGTEIQNMDGVRIGEITSGGFGPTFEAPVAMGYVDIDHADVGAAVQLMIRGKAVPAEVAEMPFVPQRYYRGK, encoded by the coding sequence ATGTCTGAAGAAAAGACAGATTTGAAAAAACTGCCCCTGCATGACCTTCATGTGGAGTTGGGCGGCAGGATGGTACCCTTTGCAGGCTATGAAATGCCCGTGCAGTACCCGCTTGGTGTCATGAAAGAGCATCTGCATGTGCGCGAGAAGGCTGGCCTTTTTGATGTATCGCATATGGGGCAGTGCTTCCTGAAAACCCGGGAAGTCGAGCATGGAAGCGCTGAAGCACATAAGAAAGTAGCCGCGGCCATCGAAACGCTTGTGCCGGGTGAAATTGCCAAACTCAAGGAAGGCCGGATTCGTTACTCCCTGCTGCTGAACGATATGGGCGGCATAGAAGACGATTTGATGATCACCCATATGCCCGGCGATAATTATCAGGGCTGGCTATATCTGGTGGTGAATGCTGCCGTGAAAGAGCAGGATTTTGCACTGCTGAAAGAGAAACTTGGCGACCGGGCCGAGCTTGATGTCAAAACCGATCTTGCTCTTTTGGCGCTGCAGGGGCCCAAGGCAGCAGATATTCTTGTCTCGCTTGGCGTTGATGTGGCGGAAATGCCCTTCATGTCAGCAAATGTTGCCCAGATGGATGACATCTGGTTTTTCATCAGTCGCTGCGGGTATACGGGTGAGGACGGTTTTGAAATATCCGTACACGATCATCAGGCAGAGGCTGTCGCGCGCAAACTTTTGGCGCATCAAGATGTTGAAGCGATTGGACTTGGCGCGCGGGACAGCCTGCGGCTGGAAGCCGGTCTGTGTCTTTACGGCCATGACATGACTGCAAAAGAAACCCCCGTAGAGGCAAATCTCACATTTGCGCTTGGCAAACGGCGGCGCGCCGAAGGGGGCTTCCCCGGCGCAGACCGCATTCTCTCACAACTCTCAGCAAAGCCGGAAAAAATGCGTGTGGGGATCAAACCCTCTGGCCGCGCGCCAGCGCGTGAGGGGACAGAAATTCAAAACATGGATGGCGTCAGGATCGGTGAAATCACATCAGGTGGTTTTGGGCCTACCTTTGAAGCGCCAGTTGCCATGGGGTATGTGGATATTGACCATGCTGATGTTGGGGCGGCGGTGCAGTTGATGATCCGTGGCAAGGCAGTACCTGCCGAAGTGGCAGAAATGCCCTTTGTCCCCCAGCGTTATTATCGAGGTAAGTAA
- the hppD gene encoding 4-hydroxyphenylpyruvate dioxygenase produces MADLFENPAGLDGFEFIEFSSPEKGILEGVFESMGFTEVARHRSKDVTLWRQGGINLITNYEPRSAAWFFSREHGPSACGMGFRVRDAKQAYDYLIKQGAEPVEVKTGPMELCLPAIRGIGNAIIYLIDRYTDNGPDIYDIDFEYLEGVERQPKGAGFNVIDHLTHNVYTGRMAYWADFYEKLFNFKEIRFFDIKGEYTGLTSKALTAPDGKIRIPLNEEGEGGKGQIEEFLRDFNGEGIQHIAFSCDDLVACWDNLKACGIPFMTAPPETYYEMLSERLPDHGEDTDALKSRGILLDGTTEGGKPRLLLQIFSETQLGPVFFEFIQRKGDDGFGEGNFKALFESIERDQINRGVLSVEEKAAS; encoded by the coding sequence ATGGCTGACCTTTTCGAAAATCCGGCAGGCCTTGACGGGTTTGAGTTCATTGAATTTTCGAGCCCCGAGAAAGGTATTCTCGAGGGTGTGTTTGAATCCATGGGCTTTACAGAAGTTGCACGCCATCGCTCCAAGGATGTGACGTTATGGCGCCAGGGCGGCATAAATCTGATCACAAACTACGAGCCACGTTCTGCTGCATGGTTCTTTTCCAGAGAGCACGGCCCCTCGGCCTGCGGTATGGGATTCAGGGTTCGCGATGCAAAGCAGGCTTACGACTATCTGATCAAGCAAGGTGCAGAGCCAGTTGAGGTTAAGACAGGGCCGATGGAACTGTGTCTTCCTGCCATTCGCGGTATCGGTAACGCAATCATCTATCTGATCGATCGTTATACTGATAATGGCCCAGACATTTATGACATAGATTTTGAGTATCTCGAAGGGGTTGAGCGCCAGCCAAAAGGAGCGGGTTTCAACGTCATCGATCACCTTACACACAATGTATATACAGGCCGCATGGCGTACTGGGCCGACTTCTATGAGAAGTTGTTCAACTTCAAGGAAATCCGGTTTTTCGACATCAAAGGTGAATATACCGGCCTCACATCAAAAGCCCTGACAGCACCTGATGGAAAAATCCGTATCCCGCTGAACGAAGAAGGTGAAGGCGGGAAAGGCCAGATCGAGGAATTCCTGCGTGACTTCAATGGCGAAGGCATACAGCATATCGCGTTCTCTTGTGATGATCTTGTGGCCTGCTGGGACAACCTCAAGGCATGCGGCATTCCTTTCATGACAGCCCCGCCGGAAACATATTACGAAATGCTGTCCGAGCGGCTGCCAGATCACGGCGAAGATACTGACGCCTTGAAATCCCGTGGCATCCTGCTGGACGGTACAACGGAAGGCGGAAAGCCCCGTCTGTTGTTGCAGATTTTCTCTGAAACACAGCTCGGTCCGGTTTTCTTCGAATTTATTCAGCGCAAGGGCGATGACGGATTTGGCGAAGGCAACTTCAAAGCCCTGTTCGAGTCCATAGAGCGCGACCAGATCAATCGCGGCGTTTTGAGCGTTGAAGAAAAGGCCGCATCATGA
- the gcvPA gene encoding aminomethyl-transferring glycine dehydrogenase subunit GcvPA produces the protein MRYLPLNEIDRAQMREVIGVTDIDELFADVPGETLNPTLDLPDHQGELQVESLLGEIAAKNRAAGAGPFFVGAGAYKHHVPATVDHIIQRSEFLTSYTPYQPEIAQGTLQYLFEFQTQVAALTGMDVANASMYDGSTACAEAALMAKRITKRGRVIMSGGLHPHYASVTRTNSELIGDEVVLAHATPDGKGEILDLIDDDTSCVIVQTPDIFGNVRDLTPIAKAAHDKGALLVAVVTEVVSLGALRSPGEMGADIVVAEGQSIGVSLNYGGPYVGLFATRQKYVRQMPGRLCGETTDAAGQRGFVLTLSTREQHIRRDKATSNICTNSGLCALAFTVHMSLLGGAGLRQLATLNHETACAAADTLSAIPGVELVNTSFFNEFTLRLPRNAEDVVEELAAKNILAGVPGGRLWPEEEDKSDLLIVAATEYVTPAYIEAFATALKEVL, from the coding sequence ATGAGATATTTGCCATTAAACGAGATTGACAGGGCGCAGATGCGTGAGGTCATCGGTGTCACCGACATTGATGAGCTGTTTGCGGATGTGCCAGGCGAAACGCTGAACCCGACACTCGATCTGCCGGATCACCAGGGCGAGTTGCAGGTTGAATCACTCCTGGGCGAGATTGCAGCAAAAAACCGTGCAGCCGGCGCAGGACCGTTTTTTGTCGGGGCAGGGGCCTACAAACATCATGTGCCTGCGACAGTGGACCATATCATTCAGCGCTCGGAATTCCTCACGTCCTACACACCCTATCAACCAGAAATTGCGCAAGGCACGCTGCAATATCTGTTTGAATTCCAGACGCAAGTAGCTGCGCTCACTGGAATGGATGTGGCGAATGCCTCCATGTATGATGGCTCGACGGCCTGTGCTGAAGCGGCCCTTATGGCAAAGCGTATCACCAAGCGTGGGCGCGTCATCATGTCTGGCGGACTTCATCCGCACTACGCCTCGGTGACCCGCACCAATTCGGAACTGATCGGGGATGAAGTCGTTCTGGCACATGCCACGCCAGACGGGAAAGGCGAGATCCTTGACCTGATTGACGATGACACGTCCTGCGTCATTGTTCAGACGCCGGATATTTTTGGAAATGTGCGTGACCTCACACCGATCGCAAAAGCAGCGCATGATAAGGGTGCTTTGCTGGTTGCGGTGGTCACTGAAGTTGTGTCGCTGGGCGCATTGAGAAGCCCCGGCGAGATGGGGGCGGATATCGTAGTTGCAGAAGGCCAGTCTATTGGTGTGAGCCTGAATTATGGCGGGCCTTATGTGGGGCTCTTTGCCACGCGTCAGAAATATGTACGCCAGATGCCTGGGCGCCTTTGCGGCGAGACAACGGATGCTGCCGGGCAGCGCGGGTTCGTGCTGACATTGTCAACGCGTGAGCAACATATTCGTCGGGACAAGGCAACGTCGAATATATGCACCAATTCCGGCCTGTGCGCGTTGGCCTTCACGGTGCATATGAGCCTTCTGGGCGGGGCGGGCTTGCGTCAGTTGGCGACATTGAACCACGAAACGGCCTGTGCTGCTGCCGATACGCTGTCTGCAATACCCGGTGTGGAACTGGTCAATACGTCCTTTTTCAATGAGTTTACACTGCGACTGCCGCGCAATGCGGAAGACGTGGTTGAAGAGCTTGCCGCGAAGAACATTCTTGCAGGTGTGCCTGGTGGTCGTCTGTGGCCGGAGGAAGAGGATAAATCTGATCTGCTGATCGTCGCCGCTACGGAATATGTCACCCCTGCTTATATAGAAGCTTTTGCGACGGCCTTGAAGGAGGTGTTGTAA
- the greA gene encoding transcription elongation factor GreA produces MDKFPITKQGYEKLEADIKHLKSVERPAIIEAIAEARAHGDLSENAEYHSAKERQGWIEGQIMELEDKYTRAQVIDVTKLSGEKVVFGATVTIADEDTDEEKTYQIVSDFEADLDMGRISISSPIARALIGKEEGDSAEVAAPGGSRSYEVIGVAFK; encoded by the coding sequence ATGGATAAATTCCCTATCACCAAGCAGGGATACGAAAAACTTGAAGCAGATATCAAGCATCTGAAGTCTGTCGAGCGCCCTGCAATTATTGAAGCCATAGCTGAAGCGCGGGCGCATGGTGATCTTTCAGAGAACGCTGAGTACCATTCCGCCAAGGAGCGTCAGGGCTGGATTGAAGGCCAGATCATGGAGCTTGAGGACAAGTATACCCGTGCGCAGGTCATCGATGTCACCAAACTTTCAGGGGAAAAAGTGGTTTTTGGCGCTACAGTCACAATCGCCGATGAGGATACAGACGAGGAGAAGACCTACCAGATCGTCAGCGACTTCGAAGCTGATCTCGACATGGGCAGGATTTCCATATCCTCACCGATTGCCCGCGCGCTAATCGGTAAGGAAGAAGGCGATAGCGCGGAAGTTGCTGCGCCAGGCGGGTCACGTTCATACGAAGTTATTGGCGTGGCATTCAAATAG
- the trxB gene encoding thioredoxin-disulfide reductase, which yields MSDNAASKHAKVLIIGSGAAGYTAAIYAARAMLEPVLIKGLQPGGQLTITTDVENYPGFADVIQGPWLMEQMEKQALHVGTEMISDIITDVDFTARPFRLTGDSGTTYTADSVVIATGAQAKWLGLPSEQKFQGFGVSACATCDGFFYRGKEVAVVGGGNTAVEEALFLTNFASKVTLIHRRDSLRAERILQNRLLNHEKIEVIWDNEVEEVLGTEDPLGVTALRLKNLKNGERTELPVHGFFVAIGHAPATEVFSGKVDMKQNGYVITAPDSTATNIPGIFAAGDVTDETYRQAVTAAGMGCMAALEAEKFIAEQEA from the coding sequence ATGTCAGACAATGCCGCAAGCAAACACGCCAAAGTCCTTATCATCGGCTCAGGGGCTGCCGGGTACACAGCAGCCATTTATGCCGCCCGCGCCATGCTTGAGCCTGTGCTGATCAAAGGTCTGCAACCCGGCGGGCAGCTGACAATCACCACAGACGTGGAAAACTACCCCGGATTTGCTGATGTGATACAGGGACCATGGTTGATGGAGCAGATGGAAAAGCAGGCACTGCATGTCGGCACGGAGATGATATCTGACATTATAACTGACGTGGACTTTACAGCTCGTCCTTTCCGGCTGACCGGTGACAGCGGCACCACATATACAGCCGATAGTGTCGTGATTGCGACTGGCGCTCAGGCCAAATGGCTCGGCCTGCCATCCGAACAGAAATTTCAGGGCTTCGGCGTTTCGGCCTGTGCTACCTGTGATGGATTTTTCTATCGGGGCAAGGAAGTTGCCGTTGTTGGTGGCGGCAATACAGCCGTTGAAGAAGCACTGTTCCTGACCAACTTCGCGTCAAAAGTGACTCTCATTCACCGCCGCGACAGCCTCAGGGCTGAGCGCATTTTGCAGAACAGGCTACTTAATCACGAGAAGATCGAAGTGATATGGGATAACGAAGTTGAGGAAGTTCTTGGCACGGAAGACCCCTTGGGTGTTACGGCACTGCGGCTTAAGAATTTGAAAAATGGTGAAAGAACTGAACTCCCGGTGCATGGCTTTTTCGTTGCCATTGGCCATGCCCCTGCCACGGAAGTTTTTTCAGGAAAAGTCGACATGAAACAAAACGGATATGTCATCACGGCACCTGACTCTACCGCAACCAATATCCCCGGGATTTTTGCCGCAGGTGACGTTACAGACGAAACCTACCGTCAGGCAGTAACTGCTGCAGGCATGGGATGCATGGCCGCCCTTGAAGCGGAAAAATTCATTGCAGAACAGGAAGCCTGA
- a CDS encoding MBL fold metallo-hydrolase: MTDTQTPPFQIQIVPVTAFQQNCSIIRAASGKAAIVDPGGEPEKLLSAAEQMDATIEKIWLTHGHLDHAGATMDLKERTGATIEGPAKPETFWLDQIETFAAQYGFPGDNRNVTPDRWLEDGDIVELDGNEFGVVTTPGHTPGHVVFYNQSVKIALVGDVIFQGSIGRTDFPMSDPPALIRSIVEKLWPLGDDMRFVPGHGPMSTFGAERKSNPFVADHVLAGS, encoded by the coding sequence ATGACCGATACGCAAACACCACCGTTCCAGATACAAATTGTGCCCGTCACGGCATTCCAGCAAAATTGTTCGATTATTCGTGCCGCCTCCGGCAAAGCTGCGATTGTTGATCCCGGTGGTGAGCCGGAAAAATTGCTTTCTGCGGCCGAACAGATGGACGCTACCATAGAGAAAATATGGCTGACTCACGGGCATCTTGATCATGCCGGTGCCACGATGGACCTCAAGGAGCGCACAGGGGCTACCATTGAAGGGCCAGCCAAACCAGAAACTTTCTGGCTCGATCAGATCGAGACGTTCGCGGCCCAGTATGGGTTCCCGGGCGACAATCGCAACGTCACCCCTGATCGCTGGCTGGAAGATGGCGATATTGTTGAACTTGATGGCAATGAATTCGGCGTGGTGACAACACCCGGCCATACGCCTGGCCATGTTGTTTTCTACAACCAGTCGGTGAAAATCGCCCTGGTCGGGGATGTCATCTTTCAAGGCTCCATCGGACGCACGGACTTTCCCATGAGTGATCCGCCGGCACTGATCCGCTCCATTGTGGAAAAACTCTGGCCGCTTGGCGACGACATGCGCTTCGTGCCGGGCCACGGCCCAATGTCCACTTTCGGGGCCGAGCGAAAGAGCAATCCTTTTGTCGCAGATCATGTTCTTGCTGGCAGTTAA
- the carB gene encoding carbamoyl-phosphate synthase large subunit produces MPRRTDISSILIIGAGPIVIGQACEFDYSGVQACKALKAEGYRIILVNSNPATIMTDPELADATYVEPITPEFVEKIIARERPDAVLPTMGGQTALNCALDLEQAGVFEKYGVEMIGARADAIDKAENRERFRKAMDSIGLENPRATTVSARPVLDENGTVTGYDRAGAVAEAIRYIDEIGLPAIIRPAFTLGGTGGGVAYNREEYEHIIRAGIDASPVGQILIDESLLGWKEYEMEVVRDKADNCIIVCSIENVDPMGVHTGDSITVAPAMTLTDKEYQIMRNASIAVLREIGVETGGSNVQFAVNPEDGRLVVIEMNPRVSRSSALASKATGFPIAKIAAKLAVGYTLDELDNDITGATPASFEPSIDYVVTKIPRFTFEKFPGAKPLLTTAMKSVGEAMAIGRTFQESLQKALRSLETGLCGLDPIAIEGIGGDDDVNAVRAALAAPTPERLRVTAEAFRLGLPIEQVRIITNYDPWFLDQIQGIVDAEERVALRGLPTDAQSLRQLKAMGFSDKRLAQLCDGTEEDVRQHRHNLDVHPVYKRIDTCAAEFAAKTPYMYSTYEPVSGEHALCESQPEETRKAIILGGGPNRIGQGIEFDYCCCHAAFALADAGIDSIMVNCNPETVSTDYDTSDRLYFEPLTEEDVLELIHVEQKKGTLEGVIVQYGGQTPLKLAAGLDRAGVPILGTSVDAIDLAEDREQFKTLVQSLGLNQPKNATAGDRTIATEIAAEVGYPLVTRPSFVLGGRAMEIVRGPVDLERYLKNADIEITPKLPLLLDQYLQNAVEVDVDALSDGQDVIIAGVMEHIEEAGVHSGDSACSLPPYTLSDETIEELKRQTKELAKALGVVGLMNVQYAIKGETIYILEVNPRASRTVPFVAKAIGLPVARIGARLMAGAKLSEFVIKEQTYKHVAVKEVVFPFSKFPGVDTVLGPEMRSTGEVMGIDRDFDRARAKSMIGAGVKTPLEGCVFVSVKDSDKHMLIEPAQRLIDLGYTLIATGGTQDFLSEQGLAVKRVNKVLEGRPHIVDALKNGEVQMIFNTTETAQSVSDSRSIRTTALQQKIPCITTMSGARATVRALEVLQKEVLEVLPLQAYYQ; encoded by the coding sequence ATGCCCAGAAGAACAGACATTTCCTCCATCCTCATTATCGGGGCCGGTCCTATTGTGATCGGTCAAGCCTGCGAGTTCGATTATTCCGGCGTTCAGGCCTGCAAGGCTCTCAAGGCGGAAGGATACCGGATCATTCTCGTCAACTCCAACCCGGCGACGATCATGACAGACCCGGAACTGGCTGATGCAACTTATGTGGAGCCTATTACACCGGAGTTTGTGGAGAAAATCATTGCACGCGAACGCCCGGATGCCGTGCTGCCCACCATGGGCGGGCAGACCGCCCTGAATTGTGCGCTGGACCTTGAGCAAGCCGGTGTTTTCGAGAAATACGGTGTGGAGATGATTGGCGCTCGGGCCGACGCAATCGACAAGGCAGAGAATCGAGAACGCTTTCGCAAGGCAATGGACTCCATCGGTCTCGAAAATCCGCGTGCCACGACGGTTTCCGCCAGACCGGTGCTTGATGAAAACGGTACTGTCACCGGCTATGACCGGGCTGGTGCTGTGGCGGAAGCCATTCGCTATATTGATGAAATTGGCCTTCCGGCCATTATCCGGCCCGCCTTTACACTTGGTGGCACCGGCGGCGGCGTGGCCTATAACAGGGAAGAGTACGAGCATATTATCCGTGCCGGGATCGATGCTTCTCCAGTCGGACAGATCCTGATCGATGAAAGTCTGCTCGGGTGGAAAGAATATGAGATGGAGGTTGTTCGCGACAAGGCGGATAACTGCATCATCGTATGTTCAATCGAAAATGTTGATCCGATGGGCGTGCACACCGGCGATTCAATCACCGTCGCACCAGCAATGACACTGACGGACAAAGAATATCAGATCATGCGCAACGCCTCTATTGCCGTATTGCGCGAAATTGGTGTTGAGACCGGCGGGTCAAATGTACAATTCGCGGTGAACCCTGAAGATGGCAGGTTGGTCGTCATCGAGATGAACCCGCGCGTATCTCGCTCGTCAGCGCTTGCCTCCAAGGCAACCGGCTTTCCGATTGCCAAAATCGCTGCAAAGCTGGCTGTCGGGTACACGCTGGATGAGCTGGACAATGATATAACAGGTGCAACGCCAGCAAGCTTTGAGCCATCCATTGACTATGTTGTCACTAAAATTCCGCGCTTCACCTTCGAGAAGTTTCCCGGCGCCAAGCCGCTCCTGACTACCGCGATGAAATCGGTTGGCGAAGCCATGGCCATTGGCCGCACCTTTCAGGAATCCCTGCAAAAAGCGCTGCGCTCCCTTGAAACAGGCTTATGCGGCCTTGACCCTATCGCCATTGAAGGCATCGGCGGCGATGATGACGTAAACGCTGTACGTGCGGCCCTTGCAGCCCCCACGCCCGAGCGTCTGAGAGTGACGGCTGAAGCCTTCCGCCTTGGCTTGCCGATAGAACAGGTCCGGATCATCACTAATTATGACCCATGGTTTCTCGACCAGATCCAGGGGATTGTTGATGCAGAGGAGCGCGTTGCGTTACGCGGTTTACCGACAGACGCGCAAAGCCTGCGACAGCTAAAAGCCATGGGCTTTTCTGATAAACGTCTTGCACAATTATGCGATGGCACCGAGGAGGATGTACGCCAGCACCGACACAATCTGGACGTTCACCCTGTCTACAAGAGAATTGATACCTGTGCGGCAGAGTTTGCTGCAAAAACACCTTACATGTATTCGACCTATGAGCCCGTCAGCGGGGAGCATGCATTATGTGAGAGCCAACCGGAAGAGACGCGCAAGGCGATCATCCTTGGGGGCGGTCCAAACCGGATTGGGCAAGGCATAGAATTTGATTATTGCTGCTGCCATGCCGCATTTGCACTTGCTGATGCAGGCATAGACTCGATTATGGTCAACTGTAACCCGGAAACGGTGTCTACAGATTATGATACATCCGACAGGCTGTATTTTGAACCTCTGACAGAAGAAGACGTTTTAGAATTGATCCATGTGGAGCAGAAGAAAGGCACCCTGGAAGGTGTTATTGTACAGTATGGAGGGCAGACCCCACTCAAACTGGCCGCGGGGCTGGATCGTGCTGGCGTGCCCATTCTGGGTACGAGCGTAGACGCAATCGACCTCGCTGAGGACAGAGAACAATTCAAGACGCTTGTGCAATCTCTGGGACTGAACCAGCCCAAAAACGCCACCGCTGGCGACAGGACCATCGCGACAGAAATAGCGGCTGAGGTTGGATATCCTCTTGTGACGCGCCCCTCCTTCGTTTTAGGCGGGCGGGCCATGGAGATTGTACGCGGGCCTGTTGATCTGGAACGCTATCTGAAAAATGCAGATATCGAGATTACCCCCAAGCTGCCATTGTTGCTGGATCAGTATCTTCAGAATGCTGTTGAAGTTGATGTGGACGCGCTCTCTGATGGGCAGGATGTGATCATCGCCGGGGTCATGGAGCATATTGAAGAAGCTGGCGTGCATTCAGGCGACAGTGCCTGCTCACTACCCCCCTATACGCTCAGTGATGAGACGATTGAAGAGCTGAAACGTCAAACAAAAGAACTTGCCAAAGCACTTGGGGTGGTCGGATTGATGAATGTTCAGTATGCGATCAAGGGTGAAACAATCTATATCCTCGAAGTAAACCCACGCGCGTCACGCACCGTACCATTTGTCGCGAAAGCCATTGGCCTACCGGTTGCCCGTATTGGCGCCCGCTTGATGGCAGGCGCAAAGCTCAGCGAATTCGTCATCAAAGAGCAGACCTATAAACACGTCGCCGTGAAAGAAGTCGTCTTCCCATTCTCGAAATTTCCCGGCGTGGACACTGTACTAGGCCCGGAAATGCGCTCCACAGGCGAAGTGATGGGAATAGACCGCGATTTCGATCGCGCCAGAGCCAAAAGCATGATTGGTGCCGGCGTAAAAACACCTCTGGAAGGCTGCGTGTTTGTCTCCGTAAAAGATTCTGACAAACATATGCTGATCGAGCCTGCCCAGCGACTGATCGATCTTGGATACACCCTGATTGCAACAGGCGGCACACAAGACTTCCTCAGTGAACAGGGGTTGGCGGTAAAGCGCGTCAATAAAGTGCTGGAAGGGCGGCCGCATATCGTCGATGCTCTTAAGAACGGCGAAGTCCAGATGATTTTTAACACGACGGAAACAGCGCAATCCGTTTCGGATTCACGCTCCATCAGAACGACAGCCCTGCAGCAGAAAATTCCCTGCATCACGACAATGTCTGGCGCCCGTGCGACCGTGCGTGCCTTGGAAGTTCTGCAAAAAGAGGTACTTGAAGTTTTGCCCCTGCAGGCTTATTATCAGTGA
- a CDS encoding MarR family winged helix-turn-helix transcriptional regulator: MEAIKLETFLPYQLVLLADQISQRTSVIAREQSNLNLSQWRVMAAIADQPGASAQRIVSVTPMDKGIVSRAVKSLIDQGLVLRKSSHTDGRIGHLHLSEKGERLYSSISGQVQNFASRLEEGLSREERDAFVIMLQKLSTTF, from the coding sequence ATGGAAGCCATCAAACTTGAGACCTTTTTGCCGTATCAGCTGGTATTGCTGGCGGACCAGATTTCCCAGAGAACATCTGTCATTGCGCGAGAGCAGAGCAATCTCAACCTCTCTCAATGGAGGGTTATGGCAGCTATTGCGGATCAACCCGGGGCAAGTGCACAGCGTATTGTTTCTGTCACGCCCATGGATAAAGGTATCGTCAGCAGGGCGGTTAAGTCCCTGATCGATCAGGGGCTTGTTTTGAGAAAATCGTCTCATACAGATGGCCGCATTGGTCACTTGCACCTTTCTGAAAAGGGGGAGCGTCTGTATTCAAGCATTTCAGGGCAGGTACAGAATTTTGCTTCAAGGCTTGAAGAGGGCCTGTCGCGGGAGGAGCGCGACGCATTTGTGATCATGCTGCAAAAGTTATCTACCACATTTTGA